The following is a genomic window from Synergistaceae bacterium.
TTCCGCTACATTTCCCGGATCAGCTTGCCAGGGTTCATGATCTCCAGAGGATCGAACGCCAGCTTGATCGCCCGGTGTATTCCCGCTTCCTCGGGGGTCTTGGACGCCAGCAGCGCGGGCAGCTTCAGATATCCCACTCCGTGCTCTCCGCTGCCCATCCCTCCCAGTTTCACCGTCTCCGCTATCAAATC
Proteins encoded in this region:
- a CDS encoding FAD-binding oxidoreductase, which gives rise to DLIAETVKLGGMGSGEHGVGYLKLPALLASKTPEEAGIHRAIKLAFDPLEIMNPGKLIREM